TCTCTCCTACCCCGACACTGATGTCATCCTCATGTGCTTCTCCATCAACAGCCCCGACAGCCTGGAAAACATTCCTGAGAAGTGGACGCCAGAGGTGAAGCACTTCTGCCCCAACGTGCCCATCATCCTAGTGGGGAATAAGAAGGACTTGAAGCAAGATGAGCACACCAGGAGAGAGCTGGCCAAGATGAAGCAGGAGCCTGTTCGGTCTGAGGAAGGCCGAGTCACGGCGAACCGGATCAGTGCCTTTGGCTACCTTGAGTGCTCAGCCAAGACCAAGGAGGGAGTGCGGGAGGTGTTTGAGATGGCCACTCGGGCTGGCCTCCAGGTCCGCAAGAAGAAGCGCCAGAGGGGCTGTCCCATTCTCTGAGATCCCCAAGGCCTCTTCTACATGCCCCCTCCCTCCACAGGGGTACAGAAATTATCACCCTacaaccccagcctcctgaaggCTCCGTGCTGACGGCTCCCTTCTCAGTTCCCTCCTGCCCAGGACTGCATTGAAGTTTCCCAGCCCCAAGGTGGTGGCGCGAGCCCTCCCTCCCAATGCTCTGGGAGCCGGGCGTTGCCCTTCCTCAGGGTCCCTGGGGCGCGTGCCCCCTTTAATCTTCCCCAAAGGATGGTCACATACCAGCACTTTATACACTTCTGGCTCACAGCAAAGTGTCTGCGGTAGGGGACCCAAGAGTCCCAGGCCCCTGGAGTTGTTCTCGGTTAAGGGCCTCATCTCTGCATTTGGTCAAGGGGGCATGAATAAAGGCCACAGGATCTAacgtgaaaaaataaaaaataaacaaataataaaaataaaatgttgcataTTCATGTGATGGAGttctataaaacaactaaaagaaatgaattctatCTAATCTATataaaacagatttcaaatatataatacagtgtaaaaaatcacaaaatggtAAGTACAATATGCTATCATGTACATAATTTACAGTGTAAGATATACTGTATTCatctgtaaatataaataagtaaaagtatttttaaaactgtttggcTTCCTCCTCtgctaattgaatatgctttatttctttttcttgcctaattgctctgactagaacttccaatactatattgaagaagagtggtgagagaaggcatccttgtctagtgccagatttcaaagggaatgcttctagtttttgcccattcagtatgaaattggctgtgggtttgtcataaatagcttttatcattttgagatacattccttcgatacctagtttattgagagtttttagcataaagggctgttgaattttgtcaaagggcTTCTCTttatctactgagataatcatgtggtttatgtctttggttctgtgtatgtggtgaattacgtttatagacttgcatatgttgaaccagccttgcatccccggaatgaagcctacttgattgtgatggataagctttttgatgtgcttttgcaattggtttaccagtatttttattgaagatttttgcatctat
Above is a window of Saimiri boliviensis isolate mSaiBol1 chromosome 11, mSaiBol1.pri, whole genome shotgun sequence DNA encoding:
- the LOC101028807 gene encoding rho-related GTP-binding protein RhoC — encoded protein: MAAIRKKLVIVGDGACLLIIFSKDQFLEVYVPTVFENYIADVEVDCKQVELALWDTAGQDDYDRQRPLSYPDTDVILMCFSINSPDSLENIPEKWTPEVKHFCPNVPIILVGNKKDLKQDEHTRRELAKMKQEPVRSEEGRVTANRISAFGYLECSAKTKEGVREVFEMATRAGLQVRKKKRQRGCPIL